A genome region from Streptomyces sp. NBC_01296 includes the following:
- a CDS encoding SpoIIE family protein phosphatase: MASDVQPRRRRFVITARAAASFDPLGRSVAAARAFVRDTLQGWGFADIVDDAVVLTSELVTNAVVHAGTKAEVLCLRSGDGVRVEIADRYPERELPLQHPGERPYADPDRENGRGLMLCAALATRWGVEYTATHKHVWFRIDLPDRPVGTRSAGPVVPDRLLPLADSRVRVAVLQIDASDSISAWNEDAEHVFGYSAEKVLGRPLAELAAWPQTPGTGTGIAEALRLSRWEGSYGIRGADGRVIPVYASHLRVRDAHGEPSIVCLLVHDDERALLQTPVRAAPADSLQLTEPRPADPFEVFIGSPAPDDLDGLLQRTVERARDMLDADSAFLLLATDDETELEVRATTGLPSTRQRFARVPVEAGTNRYGSARMPAVHDDLAAVPGAVPLLEATGMRSVITVPLKVEGRLTGSLGVATENPGRYSNADALRLQFAADRIALAVESARLGELERLRRGSLSFLVEASDLLAGTLDRDQTLALMAQMTVPTLATWCAVYTIADQSSDPYLSYVLHEDEERIDGLKALLSRVSPPEPVREAGARPWPATTSAVGGETVVLPLLARNRVIGMLTLGKPSEEHFRQEILELAEDLSRRAALALDNARLYSERTAISRSLQRSLLPPGSPAIPGMEVEVIYRAAGEGNEVGGDFYDVFPIRDGAYGFAIGDVCGTGPEAAAVTGLARHALRLLAREGLGGPAVLERLNAAILDEGARSRFLTLLYGELHPQPDGGALMKVVCAGHPLPLRLRPDGRVTPAADPQPLLGVIDDLDLYEQSLTLDPGDVLLCVTDGVTERREGTRMLGDDGLAEVLTTCTGLTAGAVAARVLRAVERFAAEPASDDMAILAFRVPHQREGD; encoded by the coding sequence CTGGCATCCGATGTCCAACCGCGTCGAAGGAGATTCGTGATCACGGCTCGGGCGGCTGCCAGCTTCGACCCCCTCGGGCGCTCGGTCGCCGCGGCCCGAGCGTTCGTCCGCGACACCCTCCAGGGGTGGGGCTTCGCGGACATCGTCGACGACGCCGTGGTCCTCACCAGCGAGCTCGTCACGAACGCCGTCGTCCACGCCGGCACCAAGGCCGAGGTCCTGTGCCTGCGCTCCGGCGACGGCGTACGGGTCGAGATCGCCGACCGGTATCCCGAACGCGAGCTCCCGCTCCAGCACCCCGGCGAGCGCCCGTACGCCGACCCCGACCGCGAGAACGGCCGCGGGCTGATGCTCTGCGCCGCCCTCGCCACCCGCTGGGGCGTCGAGTACACCGCCACCCACAAGCACGTGTGGTTCCGGATCGACCTGCCAGACCGTCCGGTCGGTACCCGATCCGCCGGGCCCGTCGTCCCGGACCGGCTCCTCCCGCTCGCCGACAGCCGGGTCCGCGTCGCCGTCCTCCAGATCGACGCCTCCGACTCCATCTCCGCCTGGAACGAGGACGCCGAGCACGTCTTCGGCTACTCCGCCGAGAAGGTCCTCGGCCGCCCCCTCGCCGAGCTCGCCGCCTGGCCCCAGACCCCCGGGACCGGCACCGGCATCGCCGAGGCCCTGCGCCTGTCCCGCTGGGAGGGCAGCTACGGCATCCGCGGCGCCGACGGCCGCGTGATCCCCGTGTATGCCTCCCACCTGCGCGTCCGCGATGCCCACGGAGAGCCCTCCATCGTCTGCCTGCTGGTCCACGACGACGAGCGGGCCCTGCTCCAGACCCCCGTACGGGCGGCACCCGCCGACAGCCTCCAGCTCACCGAGCCCCGCCCCGCGGACCCCTTCGAGGTCTTCATCGGCTCCCCCGCCCCCGACGACCTCGACGGACTCCTCCAGCGCACCGTCGAACGCGCCCGCGACATGCTCGACGCCGACTCCGCCTTCCTGCTGCTGGCCACCGACGACGAGACGGAGCTCGAGGTCCGCGCCACGACCGGGCTCCCCTCCACCCGCCAGCGCTTCGCCCGCGTCCCCGTCGAGGCCGGCACCAACCGGTACGGCTCCGCCCGCATGCCCGCCGTCCACGACGACCTCGCCGCCGTCCCCGGAGCCGTCCCGCTCCTGGAGGCCACCGGCATGCGCTCGGTGATCACCGTCCCGCTCAAGGTCGAGGGCCGGCTCACCGGTTCGCTCGGCGTCGCCACCGAGAACCCCGGCCGCTACTCGAACGCCGACGCCCTGCGCCTCCAGTTCGCCGCGGACCGCATCGCCCTCGCCGTCGAATCCGCCCGCCTCGGCGAGCTGGAACGCCTGCGCCGCGGCTCCCTGTCCTTCCTCGTCGAGGCCTCCGACCTGCTCGCCGGCACCCTCGACCGGGACCAGACCCTGGCCCTCATGGCCCAGATGACCGTCCCGACCCTGGCCACCTGGTGCGCCGTCTACACCATCGCCGACCAGTCCTCCGATCCGTACCTCTCGTACGTCCTGCACGAGGACGAGGAGCGCATCGACGGCCTCAAGGCCCTGCTCTCCCGTGTCAGCCCGCCCGAACCGGTCCGCGAGGCCGGCGCCCGCCCCTGGCCCGCGACGACCTCGGCGGTCGGAGGGGAGACCGTCGTCCTCCCCCTCCTGGCCCGCAACCGTGTGATCGGCATGCTCACCCTCGGCAAGCCGTCCGAGGAGCACTTCCGCCAGGAGATCCTCGAACTCGCCGAGGACCTCTCACGCCGCGCCGCCCTCGCCCTCGACAACGCCCGCCTCTACTCCGAGCGCACCGCCATCAGCCGCTCCCTGCAACGCAGCCTGCTCCCGCCCGGCTCCCCCGCCATCCCCGGCATGGAGGTCGAGGTCATCTACCGCGCGGCCGGCGAGGGCAACGAGGTGGGCGGCGACTTCTACGACGTCTTCCCGATCCGCGACGGCGCGTACGGCTTCGCCATCGGCGACGTCTGCGGTACGGGCCCCGAGGCGGCCGCCGTCACCGGCCTCGCCCGGCACGCCCTGCGCCTCCTGGCGCGCGAGGGCCTCGGCGGCCCGGCGGTGCTGGAACGACTCAACGCGGCCATCCTCGACGAGGGCGCCCGCAGCCGCTTCCTCACCCTCCTGTACGGCGAGCTGCACCCCCAGCCGGACGGCGGCGCCCTGATGAAGGTCGTCTGCGCCGGCCACCCTCTGCCGCTCCGGCTGCGCCCGGACGGCCGGGTCACGCCGGCCGCGGACCCGCAGCCCCTGCTCGGCGTGATCGACGACCTCGACCTCTACGAGCAGAGCCTCACCCTGGACCCGGGCGATGTCCTCCTCTGCGTGACGGACGGCGTGACGGAACGCCGCGAGGGCACCCGCATGCTGGGCGACGACGGCCTCGCCGAGGTCCTCACGACGTGCACGGGCCTCACCGCCGGCGCCGTCGCCGCCCGCGTCCTGCGCGCGGTGGAACGCTTCGCGGCCGAACCTGCCTCGGACGACATGGCGATCCTGGCCTTCCGCGTCCCCCACCAGCGCGAGGGCGACTAG
- a CDS encoding HdeD family acid-resistance protein yields MTVPFDAAPQHKQSDPEDVLKQVGSTWLWALGFALATLIPGILVLVWPDETLHILAVIIGLQLLVAGVFRFVSAFSHSSDGGGRLAGVLVSMLAFLAGVLVLRHPMQTIGALSLVLGVFWLLSGVLTAYTAIADRDLLHRGLLFGLGVLGTVAGIVVLCFPVDSAVALTRLLGLWLVLLGVFEVVMAFALRSATHHMKPD; encoded by the coding sequence ATGACCGTACCCTTCGACGCGGCACCGCAGCACAAGCAGAGCGACCCCGAAGACGTCCTCAAGCAGGTCGGAAGCACCTGGCTTTGGGCACTCGGCTTCGCCCTCGCGACCCTGATTCCCGGCATCCTGGTACTCGTCTGGCCCGACGAGACGCTGCACATCCTGGCCGTCATCATCGGTCTGCAGCTCCTTGTGGCGGGTGTCTTCCGTTTCGTCAGCGCCTTCTCGCACAGCAGCGACGGCGGCGGCAGACTGGCGGGCGTCCTGGTCTCCATGCTGGCGTTCCTGGCGGGCGTCCTGGTGCTGCGGCATCCGATGCAGACGATCGGCGCGCTGTCCCTGGTCCTCGGGGTGTTCTGGTTGCTGAGCGGAGTGCTCACCGCATACACCGCGATCGCGGACCGTGACCTCCTGCACCGGGGCCTGCTCTTCGGCCTGGGCGTTCTGGGCACCGTCGCCGGAATCGTCGTGCTCTGCTTCCCGGTGGATTCCGCGGTCGCGCTGACACGGCTGCTGGGACTCTGGCTCGTCCTACTGGGCGTGTTCGAAGTGGTGATGGCCTTCGCACTGCGCTCAGCCACCCATCACATGAAGCCCGACTAG